From a single Methylosinus sp. H3A genomic region:
- the yihA gene encoding ribosome biogenesis GTP-binding protein YihA/YsxC, with the protein MDEARDEDFIEPGRLLFAGPCEFIFASAKSGDLPPIGPGEIAFAGRSNVGKSTLLNALTGRKALARVSNTPGRTQQLNFFALGAAPGEEPLRLVDMPGYGYAAVGKEKVANWTRLMEEFLRGRASLLRVFVLIDSRRGVKDLDEQMFDLLDRAAVSYQIVLTKRDELKAAEREAAVAAVEAALAKRPAAFPRLALTSSRTGEGVSELRAGIARLLAERNA; encoded by the coding sequence TTGGACGAAGCCCGCGACGAGGACTTCATCGAGCCGGGCCGGCTGCTCTTCGCCGGCCCGTGCGAATTCATATTCGCCAGCGCGAAATCCGGCGATCTGCCGCCGATCGGGCCCGGCGAGATCGCCTTCGCCGGCCGCTCCAATGTCGGCAAATCCACGCTCCTCAACGCGCTGACCGGCCGCAAGGCGCTGGCCCGCGTCTCCAACACGCCGGGCCGCACGCAGCAGCTCAATTTCTTCGCCCTCGGCGCCGCGCCGGGCGAGGAGCCGCTGCGCCTCGTCGATATGCCGGGCTATGGCTACGCCGCCGTCGGCAAGGAGAAGGTCGCCAATTGGACGCGGCTGATGGAGGAGTTCCTGCGCGGCCGCGCCTCGCTGCTCCGCGTCTTCGTGCTCATCGACAGCCGCCGCGGCGTGAAGGATCTGGACGAGCAGATGTTCGATCTGCTCGACCGCGCCGCCGTCTCCTATCAGATCGTGCTGACGAAGCGCGACGAGCTGAAAGCCGCGGAGCGCGAGGCCGCCGTCGCCGCGGTGGAGGCCGCGCTGGCCAAGCGCCCGGCCGCCTTCCCGCGCCTCGCCCTCACCTCCTCCCGCACGGGCGAGGGCGTGTCGGAGCTTCGAGCCGGGATCGCGCGGCTGCTGGCCGAACGAAACGCTTGA
- the yidC gene encoding membrane protein insertase YidC — MNEYTKNVLIAAGLSMLVIAGWDYFYAFPKLDRQQKEAQLAQQKPGPLPKPAAQQKPAAQPANQAPPAAAQQTQQVVATARPAPKTREAALAESKRISIDTPSISGSIALKGGRIDDVSLKNYHETVDPKSPIIVLLSPEGSPQPYYAESGFLASDKDLAPPVLPTSETLWSADRDALAVGQPVTLSFDNGQGLVFRRKISVDDQYMFSVADSVENHGSASVTVYPYLRVSRIGALQSAGYAALHEGFVGVLGEAGLQELKFEKVEKEPHATKSFEATGGWLGFTEKYWAAVLVPQQDRTLVARFSASGAGTTKAYQADTVEAPLTVAPGASGSVASRIFAGAKVVDTLDAYEGQGIKLFDRLIDWGWFYFLTRPMFRIIDSLFHVLGNFGLAILAVTVLVKIAFLPLANKSYLAVAKMKEIQPKIAALKEKYGSDKQAMSREQMELFRREKVNPAGGCLPALLQIPVFFSLYKVLIITIEMRHAPFYGWIKDLSAPDPTNIFNLFGLIPFDPTQIPVFGSFLWLGVWPLIMGVSMWAQMKMNPEPTDEIQKMAFGWMPVIFTFSLGSFASGLVIYWTWNNVLSVAQQWVIMKRAGVKFELWDNMKKTFTFKKAA; from the coding sequence ATGAACGAGTATACGAAGAATGTCCTCATCGCGGCCGGCCTGTCGATGCTGGTGATCGCCGGCTGGGATTATTTCTACGCTTTCCCCAAGCTGGACCGGCAGCAGAAAGAGGCGCAGCTCGCCCAGCAGAAGCCCGGCCCGCTGCCCAAGCCCGCCGCGCAGCAGAAGCCGGCCGCGCAGCCCGCCAATCAGGCCCCGCCCGCCGCCGCCCAGCAGACGCAGCAGGTCGTCGCGACGGCGAGACCCGCGCCCAAGACCCGTGAGGCGGCGCTCGCCGAGAGCAAGCGCATCTCCATCGACACGCCCTCCATCTCCGGCTCGATCGCGCTGAAGGGCGGACGCATCGACGACGTCTCGCTGAAAAATTATCACGAGACGGTCGACCCCAAGAGCCCGATCATCGTGCTGCTCTCGCCGGAGGGCTCGCCGCAACCCTATTACGCCGAATCGGGCTTCCTCGCCTCCGACAAGGATCTGGCGCCGCCGGTCTTGCCGACGAGCGAGACGCTATGGAGCGCCGATCGCGACGCGCTCGCCGTCGGCCAGCCGGTGACGCTCTCCTTCGACAATGGCCAGGGCCTCGTCTTCAGGCGCAAGATTTCGGTCGACGACCAATATATGTTCTCGGTCGCCGACAGCGTCGAGAATCACGGCTCCGCCTCGGTGACCGTCTATCCCTATTTGCGCGTGTCGCGCATCGGCGCGCTGCAGAGCGCCGGCTACGCCGCCCTGCACGAGGGATTCGTCGGCGTGCTGGGCGAGGCCGGCCTGCAGGAGCTGAAATTCGAGAAGGTCGAGAAAGAGCCGCACGCGACCAAATCCTTCGAGGCGACGGGCGGCTGGCTCGGCTTCACGGAGAAATATTGGGCCGCCGTGCTGGTGCCGCAGCAGGACAGGACGCTGGTGGCGCGCTTCTCGGCTTCGGGCGCCGGAACGACCAAGGCCTATCAGGCCGACACGGTGGAGGCTCCGCTGACGGTCGCGCCGGGCGCCTCCGGCTCCGTGGCCTCGCGCATCTTCGCCGGCGCCAAGGTCGTCGACACGCTCGACGCCTATGAAGGCCAGGGCATCAAGCTCTTCGACCGGCTCATCGATTGGGGATGGTTCTACTTCCTCACCCGGCCGATGTTCCGCATCATCGACAGCCTGTTCCATGTGCTCGGCAATTTCGGCCTCGCCATTCTGGCCGTCACCGTGCTCGTGAAGATCGCCTTCCTGCCGCTCGCCAACAAAAGCTATCTGGCGGTGGCCAAGATGAAGGAAATTCAGCCCAAAATCGCGGCGCTGAAGGAAAAATACGGCAGCGACAAGCAGGCGATGAGCCGCGAGCAGATGGAGCTGTTCCGCCGCGAGAAGGTCAATCCGGCCGGCGGCTGTCTCCCCGCCCTGCTGCAGATTCCGGTGTTCTTCTCGCTCTACAAGGTGCTGATCATCACCATCGAGATGCGCCATGCGCCCTTCTATGGCTGGATCAAGGATCTCTCGGCGCCGGACCCGACCAATATCTTCAACCTGTTCGGCCTCATCCCCTTCGATCCGACGCAGATCCCGGTCTTCGGCTCGTTCCTGTGGCTCGGCGTCTGGCCGCTCATCATGGGCGTCTCCATGTGGGCGCAGATGAAGATGAACCCGGAGCCGACCGACGAAATCCAGAAAATGGCTTTCGGCTGGATGCCGGTGATCTTCACCTTCTCGCTCGGCAGCTTCGCCTCGGGCCTCGTCATCTACTGGACCTGGAACAATGTGCTCTCGGTCGCCCAGCAATGGGTCATCATGAAGCGCGCGGGCGTGAAGTTCGAGCTGTGGGACAATATGAAGAAGACCTTCACCTTCAAAAAGGCCGCCTGA